ACCAGGTGCGCGCGTCGGTCAACGCCGGGATCGACATGTTCATGGAGCCGATCCAGGCGCCGAACAACCCGACCGGCTGGGACGAGTTCATCCCCACGCTCACCGCCCTGGTGGCCAGCGGGGACGTCCCCATGAGCCGCATCGACGACGCGGTCAGCCGGATCCTCACCGCCAAGTTCGAGCTCGGCCTCTTCGAGCACCCGTTCACCGACCGCCGCAACATCGACACCATCGGCAGCAAGGCCCATCGCCGGGTGGCGCGCCAGGCGGTGGCGGAGTCCCAGGTGCTGCTGAAGAACAAGAAGCAGACCCTGCCGCTGAGCACGAGCAAGCAGGCACCGGTGTACGTCGCCGGCAGCAACGCCGACAACATCGGCAACCAGGCCGGCGGCTGGACGCTGACCTGGCAGGGCGGCTCGACCAACGTGGTCCCGGGCGACACCGTGCTCGACGCGGTGCGCGACACGGCCAAGGGTCGGGTGCAGTTCAGCGAGACGGCCTCCGACCCGATCCCGGCCGGGGCCAACGGCATCGTCGTGGTCGGCGAGACGCCGTACGCCGAGGGCTTCGGTGACGTCAACGGCCCGCAGTGGGGCTACGACCCGGGCGACAACGGCGTGCCGCGGCCGAAGAAGACCATGGAGCTGAGCCAGGCCGACGCCGTCGCCGTCCGCAAGGTCTGCGCCCGGGCCGCGACCTGCACCGTCCTGGTCGTCGCGGGCCGGCCGATGATCATCCCGCCGGAGCTCCTCGGCCAGATCGACGCGCTCGTCGCGTCGTGGCTGCCCGGGAGCGAGGGGATGGGCGTCGCGGACGTGCTGTTCGGCAAGAAGGCGTTCACCGGCAAGCTGCCGGTGACGTGGCCGCGCAACGTGGCGCAGGAGCCGATCAACGTCGGGGACGCCGACTACGACCCGCTCTACCGCTACGGGTTCGGGCTCCGCACCCGCTGAGTCCGGGGCCAGGGGGTACGGTCCGGAGGCGTGGTCGCTCTCCACGTCTCCGGACCGGTCCTGCCCGACGGGGAGGCCCGTGACCTCTGGGTCGTGGACGGCCACATCACCCTCGAGCACCAGCCCGGCGCGGAGACGGTGGCCAGCGGCTGGGTCGTCCCCGGACTGGTCGACGCGCACTGCCACGTGGGCCTCGACGAGCACGGGGAGGTCGACCGCCAGACCGCCGAGGAGCAGGCCGTCGCCGACCGCGACGCCGGCGCGCTCCTGCTGCGCGACTGCGGCAGCCCGGCCGACACCCGCTGGGTCCAGGAGCGCGACGACCTCCCGCGCCTGATCCGCGCCGACCGGCACATCGCCCGGACCCGACGCTACATCCGCAACTACGCCCACGAGGTCGAGCCCGACGAGCTGACGTCGTACGTCGAGCGCGCCGCGCAGCAGGGTGACGGCTGGGTCAAGCTCGTCGGCGACTGGATCGAGCGCGACCGCGGGGACCTGGCCCCGTCGTTCCCCGCCGACGCCTTCGCCGCGGCCATCGCGACCGCGCAGGCCCTCGGCGCCAAGGTCACCGCGCACTGCTTCGGCACCGAGGTGCTGCCGATGCTCATCGACGCCGGCATCGACTGCATCGAGCACGGCACGGGCCTGACCGAGGACCTCATCGACGCCATGGTCGAGCGCGGCACCGCACTGGTCCCGACGGCGATGCAGCTCGACAACTTCCCGAACTACGCCGACCAGGCGGGCGAGAAGTTCCCGGCGTACGCCGCCACCATGCGCGACCTGCACGCACGCCGGCGCGACACGATCATGGCGGCCTGGGAGGCCGGCGTGCCGATCTACGCCGGGACCGACGCCGGGGGAGTGCTGCCGCACGGCGGCATCGCCGGCGAGGTGGCCGAGCTCGCGTCCTACGGCATCCCGGCCGAGGACGCGCTCGGCGCGGCGTCGTGGCGGGCGCGGGAGTGGCTGGGGCTGAACGCGACGCTCGAGGAGGGGGCGCCGGCGGACTTCGTGGTCTACGACGCCGACCCGCGTCAGGACCTCGCGGTGCTGAGGACGCCTTCGCGCGTGGTGCTCCGGGGTGCGGTCGTGCGCTGACCGTCCTGGTCCAGGTCCACCACGAGGTGCTCGGGCGGCGGGTACTTCACCACCGCGCAGTTGCGCTTGACCAGCTCCTCGCCCACCACGGACCCGGTGCGGCGGTCGACCAGGGAGCGCCAGATCTCGTTGCGGCGCCAGACCCGGTCACCGACGCGGACGAACTCCTCGTCCCGGGCCTCCACCTTGTAGGAGTGCTCGACCGGGCGGTCCGCGCGCAGCTCGCCGCGCAGGTGCTTGTCCTCCACCCAGGTGTGGACCATGAACGTCGTGTCGGTGTCGTTGCGGACCACGAGGTCGACGTAGTTCCACACGATCGAGCAGCCGACCCCCCAGGGCAGGACCCGGGACTTGTCCGGGAACGGGTCGAAGCTGTGCTCGGAGCGCTCGACGACGGTGAGCGGGGAGTGCAGGAACATCCAGTGCAGCAGGTTCGCCAGCTGGCAGATGCCGCCGCCGACACCGGCCCTGGCCTCGCCGTTGGACAGGCGCATGCCGACGACGTAGCCCTTGCGGGCGGTGCAGTTGCCGACCACCTTGTTGAACGAGAACGTCTCGCCGGGGCGGATCACCACGCCGTCCGTGCGGGCGCTCGCCAGCCGCAGGTTGACGACCTTGTTGTGCTGCAGGGCCATCTCGTCGGGGGAGAGCTCGCGCAGGAGCAGCGAGCCGTGCTTCTTGACCCGGACCGGCAGCTCCGGGGTCCCGGGCGCCCGGGTGGCCCAGCGGGTGCCGGACGTGGCCCAGGCGACGTGGCGGCGCAGCTGGTGGGCGCGCACGGCC
This genomic window from Nocardioides anomalus contains:
- a CDS encoding amidohydrolase family protein, whose product is MVALHVSGPVLPDGEARDLWVVDGHITLEHQPGAETVASGWVVPGLVDAHCHVGLDEHGEVDRQTAEEQAVADRDAGALLLRDCGSPADTRWVQERDDLPRLIRADRHIARTRRYIRNYAHEVEPDELTSYVERAAQQGDGWVKLVGDWIERDRGDLAPSFPADAFAAAIATAQALGAKVTAHCFGTEVLPMLIDAGIDCIEHGTGLTEDLIDAMVERGTALVPTAMQLDNFPNYADQAGEKFPAYAATMRDLHARRRDTIMAAWEAGVPIYAGTDAGGVLPHGGIAGEVAELASYGIPAEDALGAASWRAREWLGLNATLEEGAPADFVVYDADPRQDLAVLRTPSRVVLRGAVVR
- a CDS encoding VanW family protein, with amino-acid sequence MSTTRLALTRRRVTERHPWLYPLAVRAHQLRRHVAWATSGTRWATRAPGTPELPVRVKKHGSLLLRELSPDEMALQHNKVVNLRLASARTDGVVIRPGETFSFNKVVGNCTARKGYVVGMRLSNGEARAGVGGGICQLANLLHWMFLHSPLTVVERSEHSFDPFPDKSRVLPWGVGCSIVWNYVDLVVRNDTDTTFMVHTWVEDKHLRGELRADRPVEHSYKVEARDEEFVRVGDRVWRRNEIWRSLVDRRTGSVVGEELVKRNCAVVKYPPPEHLVVDLDQDGQRTTAPRSTTREGVLSTARS